Proteins from one Roseovarius nanhaiticus genomic window:
- a CDS encoding LysR family transcriptional regulator → MGELESIRVFLTVAELESFAGAARRLGMTPASVTRTVAALEDKLDLQLLVRTTRQVSLTSAGALYAARVAPLAEGLAQVVTETREAQGMTTGRIRISAPLSLGLEVLPTVLSQFATLHPQTHVAVHLSDSFVDIVDEDFDLAIRVSGPPSDTSTIWRKICKVPRVLVASAEYIGANGQPKSPEELTEFSCLSYQSDAREEIWELSKNAVQVKHKVTGALSANNGDLLAQLALNGEGITLLPRFIVARDLEAGRLVQVLPEWEISEIWLTLYYPPYNQLPLRVAAFSDFFEQHVQTVCSL, encoded by the coding sequence ATGGGCGAGCTTGAATCCATCCGCGTCTTCCTCACCGTTGCCGAGCTCGAGAGCTTTGCAGGGGCCGCGCGCCGTCTGGGCATGACGCCTGCGTCGGTCACGCGGACCGTCGCGGCGCTGGAGGATAAGCTGGATCTGCAACTTCTGGTGCGAACGACGCGGCAGGTGTCGCTGACCTCCGCCGGCGCGCTGTATGCCGCGCGCGTGGCGCCGCTGGCCGAGGGGCTGGCCCAGGTAGTGACCGAGACGCGCGAGGCCCAGGGCATGACGACCGGGCGCATCCGTATCAGCGCGCCCTTGTCGCTGGGGCTCGAGGTGCTGCCGACCGTGTTGTCGCAATTCGCCACGCTGCACCCGCAGACCCATGTCGCCGTGCATCTATCGGACAGTTTCGTCGATATAGTCGATGAGGATTTCGATCTGGCCATCCGCGTGTCGGGGCCGCCCAGCGACACCTCGACCATCTGGCGCAAGATCTGCAAGGTGCCGCGCGTTCTGGTCGCCTCGGCTGAGTATATCGGGGCCAACGGCCAACCCAAGAGCCCCGAAGAACTGACGGAATTTTCTTGCCTCAGCTACCAGTCGGATGCGCGGGAAGAGATATGGGAGCTGTCCAAAAACGCGGTGCAGGTCAAACACAAGGTGACGGGCGCGCTGAGCGCCAATAACGGCGATCTGCTGGCCCAACTGGCGCTGAACGGCGAGGGGATCACCCTTCTGCCGCGCTTCATCGTCGCGCGTGATCTGGAGGCGGGGCGCCTTGTTCAGGTGCTGCCCGAGTGGGAGATATCCGAGATCTGGCTGACGCTATACTATCCGCCCTACAATCAGCTGCCCCTGCGCGTCGCCGCGTTCTCCGACTTCTTCGAGCAGCATGTCCAGACGGTGTGCAGCCTTTGA
- a CDS encoding DUF5996 family protein encodes MIVSAEDKHWPPLPWSDWAETCAALHLWTQMLGKYRVAHTPWVNHAWHSALYVTPRGMTTGPVHERGGCVSLTLDFVDHLMIAEADGGARESFSLEPMSVAEFFARITRAVEAVGGTFHIHGAPNEIPEAVLFAEDTRPRPYDAEAAARFHKALLHIVPVFERFRTGFLGKVSPVHFFWGSFDLAVTRFSGREAPLHPAGIPNMPDAVAQEAYSHEVSSAGFWPGGGGVDEPMFYAYAYPTPEGFADYRVEPTAARFDTDLGEFLLPYADVIASDDPEAMLMAFLQSTYAAAADTGNWDRDALECEIGTPGKPRALKRPD; translated from the coding sequence GTGATTGTTTCCGCCGAGGATAAACACTGGCCGCCCCTGCCCTGGTCCGACTGGGCAGAGACCTGCGCCGCCCTCCACCTTTGGACGCAGATGTTGGGTAAATACCGCGTGGCGCATACGCCTTGGGTCAACCACGCGTGGCATTCGGCGCTCTACGTCACCCCACGCGGGATGACGACCGGACCGGTGCACGAGCGTGGCGGCTGCGTCAGTCTCACGCTCGATTTCGTCGATCACTTGATGATCGCCGAGGCCGATGGCGGCGCGCGCGAGAGTTTCTCGCTTGAGCCGATGAGCGTTGCGGAGTTCTTCGCTCGCATCACCCGCGCCGTCGAGGCGGTTGGCGGCACGTTTCATATCCACGGCGCCCCCAACGAGATCCCGGAGGCAGTGCTCTTCGCCGAGGACACCCGCCCCCGCCCCTACGATGCCGAGGCCGCCGCGCGGTTTCACAAGGCGCTTCTCCATATCGTGCCGGTGTTCGAGCGGTTCCGCACCGGGTTTCTGGGCAAGGTATCGCCCGTGCATTTCTTCTGGGGATCTTTCGATCTGGCGGTGACCCGCTTTTCGGGGCGCGAGGCGCCGCTGCACCCTGCAGGCATTCCCAACATGCCCGACGCGGTCGCGCAGGAGGCCTATAGTCATGAAGTGTCCTCCGCAGGGTTCTGGCCCGGTGGCGGCGGCGTGGATGAGCCCATGTTCTATGCCTATGCCTATCCGACGCCCGAGGGCTTTGCCGATTATCGGGTCGAACCTACGGCTGCACGGTTCGACACTGATCTGGGCGAGTTCCTGCTGCCTTACGCCGATGTCATCGCAAGCGATGACCCCGAGGCGATGCTGATGGCCTTTCTGCAATCGACCTACGCGGCGGCGGCAGACACGGGAAACTGGGACCGCGATGCGCTGGAGTGCGAGATCGGAACGCCCGGCAAACCGCGTGCACTCAAGCGGCCCGATTGA